AAATTTAAACGTTGAGAAACGGAGGAATATAATGGCTTTTATCAAACGGAGTTGGACAGCAGCAGAGGCTGATGAATGGACAAAAGAGGATCTTTTCGCTTGTATCTTTGCTGTGCTTTCTTATGTTCTATTAACTATCGGGACAGCGCTATCGTTTCTGTTGCTACCGATCGGATTTATTACGCTCGCTGCTGGATTTGTCGCTTGCCTGATCATGTTCTGGATCATCAACCCCAAGTTAAAGGTAATCTCTGCTGACTATGAGCAAAAGCAGAAAGAATATCTCATCCAGTTGGAAAAAAGTGTCAAATGGGAGGAAGATTGATGAACACCAAAATTATCATGTTTACCATCGGGATGCTTATGGCTCTATTGGCATCATTTTTGGGTTTGATCATCGCGTGGGTCTCGTACCGAAAGCATAAAGGTTCAACTTCACCAAGAAAGAAGGAAGCGTAAAATGACGGTCATGCCTCTGATTTTATTAGCTGCCCGGGTCGGTGGAACGATTCACGGCATCGTAATCCCAACTCTCATTTTTATCATATCGTTCGTGGTGACCTGGCTCTTATATAAGCATTTTTCCGCAAAGCATTAATGGCTCGCTATGATCAATGGCAATTTTGAAGGATGCCACAATGCTGACAAAATTATTGGTCATTTATCTGTAGCTTTATTTCTATTTTATTGTCTGATTTGATGAGCATCGATAACAAATGATGTTATTCCTCATCAATGATGATTATCAAACATCAGGGAGGAAAAAGCCATGCGCTGGATTGGGAGAAGGCAGAGCACCAATATTGAAGATCGGCGCGGCCAGACCACCCGTAGGATCGCTGGTGGCGGCTGTGGCACGATTATTTTGGTCCTGATCGTCTGGCTGTTGTTTGGTGGCAATCCATTAGAGCTGCTAAATAATCTGCAGCCAGTTGGAGATCAAAGTTCGGTATCGCAATATCAGGGGACAGCAGAGGAGAACGAGCTGGCTCAATTCGTCGGTGTGGTATTGGGCGACACCGAGGATGTTTGGCATGAACTGTTCCGCCGGCAGGGTCTTGCATATCGAGAGCCCAAGCTTGTCTTGTTCTCAGAAGCAGTTCAATCCGCCTGCGGTTATGCCAGTGCCGCAACTGGACCGTTCTATTGTCCAGGGGACGAGAAAGTCTACATCGATCTTTCGTTTTTCCGAGAGCTGCAACAGCGCTTTGAAGCACCTGGCGATTTTGCCATGGCCTATGTCATTGCCCATGAGATTGGACATCATGTCCAGAATTTGCTCGGCATCAATGACCGAGTCATGGCGATGCGCAACCGCATGAGTCAGCGCCAATTCAATCAGTACCTGGTTCGACTGGAATTGCAAGCAGATTTTCTGGCTGGCGTTTGGGCCCATCATGCTCAAAAATTGCATAATATTTTAGAAGAGGGCGATGTGGAAGAAGCGATGAACGCTGCAAGCGCAGTCGGAGATGATCGGATCATGAAACGAACCCAGGGTTATGTAGTCCCAGATGCGTTTACCCATGGGACATCAGAGCAACGCGTTCGATGGTTCATGAAGGGCTTCAAAACCGGAGATATCAATCAAGGCGATACTTTTAACGCGGATTTTCTGTGATCTCGCCAATCAATTTAACACTCAAAACTTATTTTCGGGTCAATCTTGCAATCCAAATGATGCTATCCATGACATTTCGGAGTTTCTTTCATTCCTAATTGGCTCAGGGCTTTCAATCTGAATCTCAGGTGCCTTTTGCATGAAGATATTGCTGATTTTGAACCCGGTTGCTGGGAAAAACAAAGGCATTGCAGCGCTCCAGCGAGCAGATCTTTTTTTGAAAAAACATGATATCAGTTATGATCTTCTGGTATCGGAATTTGCGGGACACGCCATCCAATTAGCCCAACAAGTAGAACCATCCAAATACGATGGAATTGTCGCTGTCGGAGGGGACGGTACGCTGTTTGAAGTGGTGAATGGCTTGCTGAAACAGCATTCGAATCTCGCCATCCCCATCGGACAGATCCCCGTCGGTACAGGCAATTCATTTATCCGAGATTTGGCGATTCATAGCATCGAAGATGCGGTTGCGAAAATCGCCGCTGGCAGGACTAAAAAGGTCGATGTCGGATGGTTCAGACATCCAGAAGGAGAGCATTATTTCATTAATTTGCTGGGCACAGGATTTGTGGCGAATGTCGCCCATCGAGCCAAGAAGTACAAAGCGCTCGGCGCCGCAAGTTACGTTTTGGGCGTTTTTGAAGAAGTCGCACTATTGAAGTCTCTGCCGACCGAAATAATTATTGACGGCAAGGTATATCATCGAGATGCGATCTTCATTGAGATCTGCAATTCCACCAAAACTGGTGGCAATATGATCATGGCGCCCAATGCGAAGATCGATGATGGTTTTTTGGACATCATTTTGCTCAACAAAATCTCTCGGACCAAACTATTGACGATTTTTCCTCAAATCTTCAAGGGAACCCATGTGAATGAATCCTGCGTGGAAACTTTTCGAGGTCGGCAGATCAAAGTTGCCTCAGAGCCGGCACAGAAGCTGACCCCAGACGGGGAAGTGTTTGGGACGACCCCGATTGAGGTTTCTATTTTTCCAAGTAAGATCAGCATGTTTTGCTGAAGCTATGGATTTCGGAAATTGGGTGGGATTTGGTTGTATCAATTTCTGGGATGAAGCAATTTCAACTCATAAAATACTTGATCTCAGCATTGCTTTGGGCAATTGGCGCGGTGAATTTCTTTTTATTAGCCATTATTGTGATTGCTGTAACCTTGATTTTTAAGCCTCGTCAATACGATCGCTTTGTCAAATGGCTCTGTCGGGCATTTTTGCGATCGATTTTCATCAAGGTCGATGTCATTGGCTTAGAAAAAATTGATCCCCAGAAAACCTACCTATTCATGTCCAATCATGTCAACATTTTCGACGTTTTTTTGCTCTACGGCTACATTCCAAATTTTGCCCGAGGCGTGGAACTGGATGAGCATTTCCATTGGCCCATTTGGGGCAAAGTGATCACTCGGTTCGGCAATATCCCTATTAGTCAAAGCCGGGTGACGAGCGCATTGAAGAGCCTGGAACAAGCCCGAGCCGCTCTGTGCGAAGGTACATCGATCATCATTCTACCAGAAGGACATCGCACCAAAGACGGACGATTACTGCCATTTATGCGCGGTCCGTTTCTCCTCGCCAAAAAGTCTGATGCACCGATTGTTCCCACCGTGATGATCGGCGCTTTTCAAATTAAACGCGTCAATCATTGGCTAATTCAACCAGGGACTGTAAAATTCGTCATCGGGGATGTCATTCATCCAGAGACGTTCCAATCGTTGACCAGCCAGCAGCTTCGTGATTTGGTTCGAAATAAAATGCAGCAACTCATCGATCAATATGAATCATAGTGAATCCATCAAATTGGGTTTGCAAAACATCTCATGATAAAAAATTTCATCCATCACTCGCTCATTTCTTTTGCACTATCCCGCGAGCAATTCATTTTCCCAGCTCTCAGAAAATTATCAGTTGATTTATGATTCTTCAACTTGGAAAATCTGCGAAAAATTGATTTGATCTATAGCTTAAAGATGAGGCCAATAAGTGCATAATGGAGCAAAGCAAAATTATAGACTATATCATTGTCCGCTCCGCCTTCGAGCGCGCGATATCCGAATTTCAGATGGGCGCGATTTGACAATTGATAGCTGAGCGCCGCCATGACATCCTCTGCCCTCCCCTGCGGAGCTGCAAGCGCATCCCCATCCAATAATAGACCAAAACGATCATAAAAATTCCATAGCAGTCTGAAATGGACGATCGGAACGAATCCCACATTCGTTTTCTTGCCCTCAATTCCATTGCCACGGACGCTGATCTCTGCATCGCGAATTTTAGCAGTGAAGCCAACTCCCAATTTCAATCGCTCCTTTCTCAGAAAATCATAACGGTATATCAATCGATAGGAATTAAACCGATATGTTGCGTCCAGAGGAGTATTGGCTGGGAACAGTTTACCTTGAAAAACCAATTCACGGTCCAATTGACCAGTGGAATTCAGAGATAATGGGGCAATTAGTAAGCCCAAATGATGCTTTGGGTTGAAATCGTAAAATATTCTTGCCCGAAAGAAGACCGATGGATCGATGGTGAGTTCCTCAGATAACGAGAATAGTGTCCCGCCATCACCTGGGATACGGACATCGTTGTACCCGCTAAATACAGCACCAGTCTCGAAGTCAATCTGAAATTGCGCCATGAGTGATGTTGCCGTCCAAAATTGAAGAACAAGAATGAATAAAAATTTCGGTGATTTATGCATTTTACTTCCCTCACTGAATTTTAATTTTGACTGGTTCACAATAATTGTCGTCCATTTTTTTTCTGGTACAAAGATTTTGCTGATTATCATGTTTTGGGCTCGATGCTACAATTCTTCAATGGCGTTAAGGTATTCGTTCGCTTGTTTCAAAATTTTGGCCCGTTCCTCAGCAGAAAAACGATCGAGCAGGCGATACATCATGGCTATTCGAGGATTATGGGCGAGTTTATCCCGATGCCGCTCATAGAATGACCAGTAAAGGCTATTGAAAGGACAAGCTCTCTCGCCATATTTCTTATTCGGATCATAAAAGCAACCAACGCAATAATCGCTCATTTTTTGAATGTATTTTGCAGTGGAGATATATGGTTTGGTTGCTACAAGGCCTGCATCTGCAAATTGGCTCATCCCTCGGGTGTTGGTGATCTCGACCCATTGAATTGCATCGATGTAAACTCCCAGGTACCATGCATCGACTTCGTCTGGATGAATTCCTGCCAACAGGGCAAAGTTGCCAGTTATCATTAGACGTTGAATGTGATGAGCATAGGCATATCGCAGCGATTGTCCGATGCAAAAACGGAGACATTGCATTTTCGTGTCACCGTCCCAATAATAATGCGGCAGGTGACGATAATGCCCAAAAAAATTTTGATCTGCATAATCAGGCATATGCGCCCAGTAGACACCGCGCATATACTCACGCCACCCAATGATCTGACGCACAAACGCCTCGATCTGCGGGAGGCCGATTTTAGTTTTATTTTGTTCCCAGACTTCGAGCGCCGATTCCACCACTTCCATCGGATGCAGCATCTTGGTGTTCAGCGCAAATGATAAACGGGAATGAAACATGGACCAGTGCGCTTTGTTCATCGCATCTTGATAGCGGCCGAAATAGGGCAAGCATCGTTCAATGAAAAAGGTCAGAACTTCTATCGCTTGTTTGCGATTAATCGGCCAGATCAGTTCATCGCCGCATTCACCAAAAGTTTTAACATTTGATTTGGCCAATAATGTGTTCAGTTCTCGAATATCATTCCGAAAAACAATCGGCGATGGGACAGGCACTTTTTTATCGTATGGAGCTCGATTCTCAGGATCGAAATTCCAAACCCCTCCAATGGGTTGATTATTCTCTATCAGCAAACCGTACCGTTTCCTCATCATCCGATAAAACGATTCCAACAAATAAGACTTTTTCCCGCGAAAATGATTGGCCACGTCCTCGCGACTTGACAGGAAGTGCTCCGTATCCGATGCCTTTGAGGGAATCGTAAGCGAATCACAGAAATCGTGCAATTGCTGATTCAGGCGATATTCATCGGGCAATTGGTATTCGAAGCGGTTGATATTGTATTGTGAGATCAATCGAGAGAGATTCTGCGGGATCGATTGGGTGTTATCTGGATCATCTAATTTCAAATATAATATTCGATGGCCCCTATCACTCAGTTGCTTGGCAAAATCGCGCATGGCTGCAAAAAATGCTAGGACCTTCTGAATATGATGCATGACATAATCGGTCTCTTGTCGAACTTCCATCATCACATAAAGCACCTGTTGATCAACTGTTTTGAACCAAGAGTGATTGGGATTGAGCTGGTCGCCCAAGATGAGACGCAAAATCATAGCGTTGATTTTCTTTTTCCATGTTTATCAAATCATGAGCGCGTCGTGAAGCTGATGCTTGCTTTTATTAAGTGTTAATCAAATTTCACGAAATTTTATATCTATTCTAATCTTTGTCAGAATGGCCTTTACGATGAGCTAGACGTTGGCAATTCAACCCGATGATAAATTTCCCGCAGTGAAATTTGAAAATCGATTTTGGTGAATTTCAAAATGTCATCAGGATTATCATACTCGGTTAAGACCCATTTGCCTTGCTCGCCGATGTAAAAATGCTCAACATGCACTGTGTATTGATCGATCAATATATATTCTTTAAATGAAGGAATGGCTCGATAGAAAACGAACTTCTCCCCTCGATCATAATTTTTCGTCGATTCAGACAGGACTTCGATAATGACCAATGGATTGGTGATAGTATCATCTCGACCAGGATAGAATTCAATTTTGCCACAGACAATCATGATGTCGGGATAGGTGAATAGGTCCTTTTCGTCAATCCATAGTCGTACATCCGTTGTAAAAGCCCTACATTTTTCATCCAAACGGTTGCTTAGTTTGCTTACCGTATTCACTATAATCTGGTTATGATTGACAGATGTTCCAGCCAGGGCAAAAATTTCACCCCGATAGTACTCACTTTTATATTCCGCTGTTTCTTCCAGGGCTAAATATTCTTCAGGAGAATAATATTTCTTTTCGGCAAGCTGTTCCATGGGTTATACCTCATTGTTGGATTTGAAATTGAGACCGTCAGAATATAAATGAAATTGGGGATAAAGTCAATTAAAATTCTATCGCATCTTTGTAAGAGCAATCATATAAAATGAAATTGAATTAATAATTGAAGAAAAAGATGGAGACCATTCTAGAAATGGCCTCCATCTTGCATAAAGCAGCTATTTCAAAATCGATTGGGTTTTACTCACTTCCATCAAATCATCCTTCTTCATCACAGGCGTCAACCGAAACCGATACGAATATTCCTGCGCGGCCAACGTGTATTCGGGATGCGGGCGGGCGCCCCAGGAATCATCGCCGCCGACCCCCATCTGTTTGTAATCCAGATTGAGAAACACAAAATCCCGCTCTTTCAGGTCGGTTGGGTGCATGGTGCCACGGCTCTGCTGAGTCAGGTCTTCATTGGTGTAATGCAGGGCGGAGAAGCAGATCAGCGGCAATCCCACGGCGAGCAAACCATTGCCTTTGTCATTCAAAAAAGCGACCCAGCGGACATCGGTGCGGTAGCCGTTCTCCTGCGGGCTGATGTACGGCTCGAACAGCTCTCGAACCGTGCTGCGATAGATGCCAACCAATGCGCTGGTCTTGCGATCCCAATAATTTTCATGCGGACCTCGGCCGTACCAGACGACTCGGTCGTAGCCTTTTGGAATGGACATCGTCATGCCGAAGCGGGGTAGCTCGGGCAGTTCCTTTTTCCCTGGTGTGAAATGATTGTCCACGATCACATCACCGCTGCCCAGAACGGTGTAACTGGTTCGATGGTTCGATTCGGCCTCTTTCAAATCAAAGTTGAATGAAACCTTAATTTCAGAATCAGAAATCTGTTCCACCTGAACATCAGTGATAGTGCGATCCCGACCCGCATATCGCCAGACGGCACAGCGCTTCTGCATCCCATTGCCGAAATCATTGTCCGTCGGCGCCCGCCAGAAGTTCGGCTCAGGACCAGACATGATCAGCTCTGCACCTTGAAATTTGAATGAGGAAATTGTCCCTTTCGTTTTATCAAACACAAGCTGGAAATCTTTGCCAGCGACACGGATCGCTTGATCCGACTGGCTGAATGTCAACTTGGGCGGAGAGGTTTTTGTGGTTTCCACGGTTTTCGCTTCGATAGGCAATTGGAATTGCTCATAAGCGATCTCATAGCCAGCGGGAACCAACGGCTGGGCCTCAGTTGTCCTGGCGCTGAAATTGAGAAAATATTCGACGCCTGGCTCGGGCTTGATCTTTGACAGATCGACCGTGACAATGCGGCTCTCTTTGGGCAGAATCCTCGGATTCGACAGCAATCCCTTATCGATCGGCTTGCCATCGGCCAGAATTTCCCAATGGATATCCACATCGCTCAGATCTTTGAAATCGTATTTATTGATAATTTCCACCTTGCCATTCTTCAAATCAATGGGCTTGAACTTGATGTACTGATAAACCTTTTTCACTTCTAACAATTTGGGCGTGATCTGGCGATCGGGCAGCACCAAGCCGTTGCAGCAGAAATTGCGATCGGTCTGCTCCTCTCCGAAATCGCCGCCGTAAGCATAGAATTCCCTGCCGTCCTTCGTTTTTTTCCGAATCCCCTGATCGACCCAGTCCCAGACCGAAGCGCCCTGCAGATGATCGTACTTTTCGATTACATCCCAATAGTCCTGCAAATTGCCCACCGAATTGCCCATGGCGTGGGCGTACTCGCACATAATCAGCGGCCGATCCTGCTTCTGGCTGGCGTATTTGACCAGATGTTCGATGCGGGCGTACATGGGGCAATAGATATCGGTGTGCGGCCTGAGCTGCGCCCGCTCGTAATGCACGGGTCGGGACGGATCCCGATGGTGGATCCAATCGCTGGCCGCTTCGAAATTGATGCCATCGCCCGCCTCGTTGCCCATGGACCAGATGATGACTGACGGATGATTTTTATCCCGCTCCACCATGCGCTGAATGCGATCCAGGTGCGCCTTCTTCCATTCAGGCCTGTTGGCAAAGGTCTTGTCGGGATCATAGCCCATGCCGTGCGATTCGATGTTGGCTTCATCAATCAAATAAATCCCGTACTTGTCGCAGAGCTCGTACCACTGCGGATCGTTGGGATAGTGGCAGGTGCGGACCGTATTGATGTTGTGCTGCTTCATCAATTGGATATCTTTGATCATCGATTCCAGCGTAATGTAATGCCCTGTATCGGGATGGTGCTCGTGGCGATTGACGCCTTTGATGAGGATGGGCACGCCGTTCACCAATAGTTGCCCATTTTTAATTTCCACTTTGCGGAAGCCAAATTTACAGCTTTCGATCTCCAGAATATGGCCATCTTTATCTTTTAGCGTCAAAATCACGGTGTAAAGATTCGGAATTTCCGCCGACCATTTCAGCGGATTTTTGACGAAGGCTTTCATTTTCATGATGCTCTCATCGCCTGGTGGAATGTAAACGCTATTGCCCTTCATCAAAACATCCGCACCCACGGGCTGGCGGTTCGCATCCAACAGCGTCACCTCGATCTCAGGCTTCCAACACGCCTCTTTGCCATAATTCCAGACCTTCGCCGTGACGTGGAGCAGGGCATCCTGATATTTTTCGTCCAGATCACATTTCACTTCAAAATCCCGAATGTGAACGTTCGGCGTAGCGAACAAATAGACGTTGCGGTAAATGCCGCTCAGCCGCCAGAAATCCTGGCATTCCAGATACGAGCCATCGGACCAGCGATAGACCTCGGCCGCCAGCACATTTTTGCCAGGCCGAAGATATTTGGTGATATTGAACTCCGCAGGCGTGCGGCTATCCTTGCTAAATCCGACCTTCTCGCCATTGATCCACAGGTAGAACGCCGACTCCACGCCATCGAAATGGATGAACACCTGGCGATCCTTCCAGTCGGCAGGAATCTCAAATTCGGTGCGATACGAGCCCACGGGATTGAAATGCTTCTGGATGAACGGCGGATTATTTTCGAATGGGTACGGAATGTTCAAATAGATCGGGATGTCGTAGCCCTGCATCTGCCAATTGCTGGGCACGGGAATTTCTTTCCACTGGCTGACATCAAAATCTAATTTATAGAAATCTCGGGGACGATCATCGGGCGTCTTCACCCAATGGAATTTCCAATTACCGTTGAGAGATTTGAAATATTTCGAGGCGAAGCGATTTCCTTCGATGGCTTTGATTGTATTTTCATAAGGCATCAGCGTGCAGTGTGGCGGCTCGGTGTTGATGGCGGTGATCTGGGGATTTTCCCAGTCGTTTGGTTCGGTGGCAGAGGCGTTGACATTTAGAATAATAAGAGAAACGACCATAACTGAAAGAAATATTTTGAAACAGAATTGCAATGAATCCATAGAATGTTCTCCTCGTCTGTTCGAATGGATAAAATGCTTTCAGGAAGAATTTATTGTTAACAAGACCAGTCTTCAATCTTTAATAAGGGGATATTTTTGAAATCATTCACATTGCGAGTCACCAAAGTACCATCGTGACTCAAGACGATGGCAGCGATCTTTAAATCCTGGACACCAATTCGGATTTTTTGTTCTCTTAATTTTTGAAAGTAAGCCTCAGCATGTGCATCCTATATCAGCACATCAAAGCCACAAAGATAGTCTAATGTTCGAGAGAGCCAGAAATAGGCCTTCAAGCGATCTTCTGGCTGCTGTGCTCTTCTGACTTGCGCCAGGCGACCTTTAAATATTTCTTCGACAGTAATGATAGTGATACCAATTTGTTCAGGTGAGATTTTTTGTAGACGGGATTTGAGTGGTTCGTGCCCTCGTTGATGTAAGCTGAGATGATCGGTGTCTAATACATAAAGTCTCATTTGCCTGATTGCCTCATCTCCTTATCAATTTCATTACGATAAGAAGCGATTTCAGATTGGAGGTCATCGAAAGTGGGATCGCTTTTAAACCAGCCAAATTTCTCAAGCCAGGGGTTGGCTGCTCGAGACGGAAAAGGAATTTCAATTTGCACTAACTCAACATTGTTGGTTAGATAGTCAATAAACTTTGATCTGACCTGGGTTAGCGCCTCATCTCGAGAGTTTTCTTCTACCGATATTTCTGGCCAATCTTTTATTCTTGCAAAATACTTGTCTTTCTTTTTGTGAATTATAACGTCGCAAACCATAAATTCATCTCCCAATGCCAAAACAAATCCAAATCAAATATAAAAAAATATAATCTAAAAGTCAATAGTAGTTTTCTGGATGGAGTAATTGATCAAATATAGTTAATAGCGTTCCTAAACCTTTGAGGTTTAGGAACGCTTATCTAACGCTTGATTTGATCCAACTCCTCCAGCTTCACCCTCACACTCACAATAAACGGCGGCTCCCCCTCGATCCAATGGCCATAAGTCGTCAGCACAAACGTCCCATCGGGCAGCACTTCGACCCCAGGATAGGCGCAATCCCCTTGGTAATGATTATCCATCAGCCGCACTCGGCATTGGCCTTCTCGGCCGTTCACAATATCGTCATACGTGCCGACCCAGGCGACCCAATCGCCCTGGGTGGGAGATTCACGAGCCATATCCCGAAACGAAATGAGCAATCGGCCATCGGGCGCATATTTTCCCGTATGGCGATCGCCTGTGAGGGAAGCGGGCAACTCCCGAGGCGGCGTCCATGTTTTGCCTTCGTCATTGGAAAAGATCACAAATGAATTTCGGACACGGCGGTTCTCTCGGAGCAGGGCAGCCAATTGTTTCCCATCAGGAGAGCGGATCACACCAGGCTCGCAGAGATGAACTTCGGTTGTTTTCAAAATCGCCACAGGAAACGACCAATGAAGGCCTCCATCCTTGGAAAACGTCTGATACAGTGTGAAGGTATCGGTCACCACCCCATCTTTCCGAAAAAATCGCCCATCGTCGTGAAACATGGCTAGGTAATGTCGTTTCCCAGTTTTTAATTCGACCAGGCTGCTCATGACCACGATCCCGCCCCAGTCTCCAATTGGCTGCAGCGGCGTCCAACTCACGCCATCGTCTTCGGAAACCGCCATTCGAGCAGGGTACAACCCCGAAAATAGGATTAGCCGCTTCTTCCCCCGTGGATCGATCACCCGATGGATGGTAGGAGTTTCCAATGACGTCGCCCAATTTTCAGGCACGGGCAGCCGCTCGCTCCAGGTCAAGCCGCCATCGGTGCTTTTTTTCATCACGATCGGCCCTCGGCCATGGCCCTTGGGATAAACAGCGATGATGGTTTTTCCATCTTCCAGTAAAACCGTGGTCGGATGGCCGAGATATTGGCCTGACTCTTTATCGACGATTATTTGGCGATGGTTTTGATGGGTAAGATCAATTGTTGGAATGGTAAGTGCTGCTGGCAGGGGAACTGAACTTTTTAAGAATTGATGATCGATAAGCACTGGCCTGTTACTTCTGTCTAATTTTTGACAGGAGATCAAACCAAAAGGAAAGATGAAAATGAGCAGTCTGAGAATAAGTGGGACGATGGAATTGTTTATTTTTGCAGTCAAAAAAATTATAAAGCGTCTACTTACTGCTGCCATGGGTTGACCGTTAAAAAATAGCCACCTTCTGTAACAAAGTTAAGGCAAATTATGATAATTTTACAATCAATCAGTTACATGTGGGCGACCCCACGTAGGCTTTCCTAAACGTCAGAGGTTTAGGAAAGCTTTCCCCCATAATATCATCCTCGATTATTCATTTTCAATTTTATTTTTCGATAAATCCAATCGATGCTCTCCCGATAAAAACGATAAAAATCATCGCTGCTAAAATCAATTAAAAGCTCGGGGAATAAACTGGGATTCTTTTCAATGAAGTTCAATCCCTGTTCGATTTGATAGGCTACCGTTGGTGGGTCATCAAAGATGGCATCCTTTTTCCGTGCATCCTCATAAAGCCCCTCAAGCGACGAGATATTTAATTTTCTATTGATGAAATAGAAATCGATGAAATCTTTGGGCTCAATACGGCTGGCTATTGTACAAAATTTATTTGTGACGATGTTATGTGCTGTATCGACCAATAGAAACAAGTTCGAGTCGAGAAAATACTTTTCCCGCTCCTCGTCAAACGACAATGGATCAATCATAAAATCGACTCTCACATTTTTGAGTAGCGCCGAGAGAAAATT
This candidate division KSB1 bacterium DNA region includes the following protein-coding sequences:
- a CDS encoding nucleotidyl transferase AbiEii/AbiGii toxin family protein, with translation MKFTATLKENKNCYASATQREILMALVNKKVLGDNFFLTGGTALAVFYLHHRRSNDLDFFTLSSTDLSEIDFFLKSNWRNQYSKIKESANFLSALLKNVRVDFMIDPLSFDEEREKYFLDSNLFLLVDTAHNIVTNKFCTIASRIEPKDFIDFYFINRKLNISSLEGLYEDARKKDAIFDDPPTVAYQIEQGLNFIEKNPSLFPELLIDFSSDDFYRFYRESIDWIYRKIKLKMNNRG
- a CDS encoding glycoside hydrolase, which gives rise to MLIDHQFLKSSVPLPAALTIPTIDLTHQNHRQIIVDKESGQYLGHPTTVLLEDGKTIIAVYPKGHGRGPIVMKKSTDGGLTWSERLPVPENWATSLETPTIHRVIDPRGKKRLILFSGLYPARMAVSEDDGVSWTPLQPIGDWGGIVVMSSLVELKTGKRHYLAMFHDDGRFFRKDGVVTDTFTLYQTFSKDGGLHWSFPVAILKTTEVHLCEPGVIRSPDGKQLAALLRENRRVRNSFVIFSNDEGKTWTPPRELPASLTGDRHTGKYAPDGRLLISFRDMARESPTQGDWVAWVGTYDDIVNGREGQCRVRLMDNHYQGDCAYPGVEVLPDGTFVLTTYGHWIEGEPPFIVSVRVKLEELDQIKR